A single genomic interval of Novosphingobium ginsenosidimutans harbors:
- the bchB gene encoding ferredoxin:protochlorophyllide reductase (ATP-dependent) subunit B, producing MQLSVWTYEGPPHVGAMRVATAMEGMHYVLHAPQGDTYADLLFTMIERRGKRPPVTYTTFQARDLGKDTAQLFQDAARDALDRFKPQALMVGASCTAELIQDDPAGLAEAMQLDCPVIPLELPSYQRKENWGAAESFYQVVRHLADQTVRPRGGPVALVNILGPAALGFRHRDDVIEVRKILDALGIEVNMVAPLGASPNDIRRIGAADFNIVLYPEIGEEAARWLEKTFSQPAIRNVPIGVGATREFIRAVAALAGADPAAALDDDGSRMPWWSRSVDSTYLTGKRVFIFGDATHAVAAARIAHEELGFAVCGLGCYNREFARDVRDAAKRYGIEPLITDDHLEVEEAIAAASPELVLGTQMERHIAKRLGLPCAVISAPVHVQDFPARHSPQMGFEGANVIFDSWVHPLVMGLEEHLLTMFRDDFEFSDGAGASHLHGHGAQVAVPLAEPANDAELAALWTAEAERELKKIPFFVRGKARRNTEAFAAEQGRGAIDLATLYDAKAHYGR from the coding sequence ATGCAGCTTTCCGTCTGGACATATGAAGGCCCGCCCCACGTTGGCGCGATGCGCGTGGCGACCGCGATGGAGGGAATGCACTATGTCCTCCATGCGCCGCAGGGCGATACCTATGCCGATCTGCTGTTCACGATGATCGAGCGGCGCGGCAAGCGCCCGCCGGTCACCTATACCACCTTCCAGGCGCGCGATCTGGGCAAGGATACGGCGCAGCTGTTTCAGGATGCCGCGCGCGACGCGCTTGACCGGTTCAAGCCGCAGGCGCTGATGGTGGGCGCATCGTGCACCGCCGAACTGATCCAGGATGACCCCGCTGGTCTGGCCGAGGCGATGCAGCTTGATTGCCCGGTCATCCCGCTGGAGCTGCCAAGCTATCAGCGCAAGGAAAACTGGGGCGCGGCGGAAAGCTTCTATCAGGTGGTGCGCCATCTGGCCGACCAGACCGTGCGCCCGCGCGGCGGGCCGGTGGCGCTGGTCAACATTCTGGGGCCTGCCGCGCTTGGATTCCGTCACCGCGACGATGTGATCGAAGTGCGCAAGATTCTCGACGCCCTGGGCATCGAGGTGAACATGGTGGCACCGCTGGGCGCCTCACCCAATGATATTCGACGGATTGGCGCGGCGGATTTCAACATCGTGCTTTATCCCGAGATCGGCGAGGAAGCCGCCCGCTGGCTGGAAAAGACGTTTTCCCAGCCGGCGATCCGCAACGTGCCGATCGGGGTAGGGGCAACGCGGGAATTCATTCGTGCCGTGGCCGCGCTGGCTGGGGCCGATCCGGCTGCCGCGCTGGATGATGACGGATCGCGGATGCCGTGGTGGAGCCGCTCGGTCGACTCAACCTACCTCACCGGCAAGCGCGTCTTCATCTTTGGCGATGCCACCCATGCCGTTGCCGCGGCCCGGATCGCACACGAAGAGCTCGGCTTCGCAGTCTGCGGCCTGGGCTGTTACAACCGCGAATTCGCGCGGGACGTGCGGGATGCGGCCAAGCGCTATGGCATCGAACCGCTGATTACCGACGATCACCTTGAAGTCGAGGAGGCCATTGCCGCCGCCTCGCCGGAACTGGTGCTCGGGACGCAAATGGAACGGCATATTGCCAAGCGGCTGGGCCTGCCCTGCGCGGTCATTTCCGCGCCGGTGCATGTCCAGGATTTCCCCGCGCGCCATTCGCCGCAGATGGGGTTCGAAGGGGCCAATGTCATCTTCGACAGCTGGGTTCATCCGCTGGTGATGGGGCTGGAGGAGCACCTGCTCACCATGTTCCGCGATGATTTCGAGTTCTCCGACGGGGCTGGGGCATCGCATCTGCATGGTCACGGTGCGCAGGTCGCCGTGCCTCTCGCCGAGCCAGCCAACGACGCCGAGCTCGCCGCGCTCTGGACTGCCGAGGCGGAACGCGAGCTCAAGAAGATTCCATTTTTCGTGCGCGGCAAGGCACGCCGCAACACCGAAGCCTTTGCCGCCGAACAGGGGCGCGGCGCGATCGATCTGGCAACCCTCTACGACGCGAAGGCGCACTATGGCCGGTAG
- the bchF gene encoding 2-vinyl bacteriochlorophyllide hydratase, protein MARDEHHPSAGGETLGHPLTGKALYTAEERRRRDESPWTIVQGVLAPLQFVVFLISLTLVLRYLATGHGAAAADASIVIKTLVLYTIMITGSIWEKRVFGKWLFARPFFWEDVFSMLVLALHTAYLAMLLGGYGTVGERMLLALAAYLTYLINAGQFLLKLRAARLEAGPRLAVAG, encoded by the coding sequence ATGGCACGGGATGAACATCATCCGTCGGCCGGAGGGGAAACGCTCGGTCACCCGCTTACGGGAAAGGCGCTCTACACAGCGGAGGAGCGCCGCCGGCGCGACGAATCCCCCTGGACCATCGTGCAAGGGGTCTTGGCCCCGCTCCAGTTCGTTGTCTTCCTGATCAGCCTGACCTTGGTGCTGCGCTATCTCGCAACCGGCCACGGGGCGGCGGCGGCTGATGCCTCGATCGTCATCAAAACCCTGGTTTTGTACACTATCATGATCACCGGCTCGATCTGGGAAAAGCGGGTCTTCGGCAAGTGGCTGTTTGCCCGCCCGTTCTTCTGGGAAGATGTCTTCTCGATGCTCGTGCTGGCGCTGCACACGGCCTACCTGGCCATGCTGCTGGGCGGATATGGCACGGTGGGCGAGCGCATGCTGCTCGCGCTGGCGGCCTATCTGACTTACCTGATTAATGCCGGGCAGTTCCTGCTCAAGCTGCGTGCAGCGCGACTCGAAGCCGGGCCTCGACTGGCGGTGGCCGGATGA
- a CDS encoding ferredoxin:protochlorophyllide reductase (ATP-dependent) subunit N: protein MTELIALAAPGSDCAPVLRERGQREVFCGLTGIIWLHRKMQDAFFLVVGSRTCAHLLQSAAGVMIFAEPRFATAIIEERDLAGMADCQDELDRVVRRLLSRRPEIRTLFLVGSCPSEVIKLDLAKAAQRLGTQFAPQVRILNYSGSGIETTFTEGEDACLAALVPEMPTQARGAAAELLVVGTLPDIVEDQFLRLFAELGIARVGVLPARNAADLPTVGPATRYLLAQPFLTETARALEDRGAKRLDALFPFGAEGTTDWLRAAAMAFGIDEMHFNRVIAPGRERAKRAIEHSRQRLEGKRITFLPDSQLEVPLARFLATELGMVPVEVGTPYLNRQINARELALLPDTVRLSEGQHVDRQLDRVRADRPDLTVCGLGLANPLEAEGLSTKWAIELVFSPIHGFEQAGDLAELFARPLRRRDVLRV, encoded by the coding sequence ATGACCGAGCTCATCGCCCTTGCTGCACCGGGTAGCGATTGCGCGCCGGTGCTGCGCGAGCGGGGGCAGCGGGAGGTTTTCTGCGGGCTCACCGGCATCATCTGGCTGCATCGCAAGATGCAGGACGCGTTCTTCCTGGTTGTCGGTTCACGCACCTGCGCCCATCTGCTGCAAAGCGCGGCTGGCGTGATGATCTTTGCCGAACCGCGGTTTGCCACGGCAATCATCGAAGAGCGTGATCTGGCCGGCATGGCTGACTGTCAGGACGAGCTGGATCGCGTCGTGCGCCGCCTGCTGTCGCGGCGGCCGGAAATCCGCACGCTGTTCCTGGTCGGCTCGTGCCCCAGCGAGGTCATCAAGCTGGACCTGGCCAAGGCTGCCCAGCGACTCGGCACCCAGTTCGCGCCGCAGGTCCGCATCCTCAACTATTCAGGCAGCGGGATCGAAACGACCTTTACCGAAGGCGAGGACGCTTGCCTTGCCGCGCTCGTGCCGGAAATGCCGACCCAGGCCAGGGGCGCTGCGGCTGAGCTGCTGGTGGTGGGTACGCTGCCGGATATCGTCGAAGACCAGTTCCTCCGGCTCTTTGCCGAGTTGGGGATTGCCCGCGTGGGCGTGCTTCCGGCGCGCAATGCGGCCGATCTTCCCACGGTCGGCCCGGCGACGCGCTATCTGCTGGCCCAGCCGTTCCTGACCGAGACCGCCCGGGCGCTAGAGGATCGCGGTGCCAAGCGGCTGGACGCGCTGTTTCCGTTCGGCGCGGAGGGCACGACCGACTGGCTCCGCGCCGCAGCCATGGCCTTTGGCATCGATGAGATGCACTTCAACCGCGTGATCGCACCGGGCCGCGAACGGGCCAAGCGCGCGATCGAACACAGCCGCCAGCGGCTGGAAGGCAAGCGCATCACCTTCCTGCCCGATTCGCAGCTGGAAGTGCCGCTGGCGCGCTTCCTCGCCACCGAACTCGGGATGGTGCCGGTCGAGGTGGGGACCCCCTATCTCAACCGCCAGATCAACGCGCGCGAACTGGCGCTGCTGCCGGACACAGTCCGGCTGAGCGAGGGCCAGCATGTCGATCGCCAGCTTGATCGTGTCCGCGCCGATCGGCCTGACCTGACGGTCTGCGGCCTGGGTCTCGCCAATCCGCTCGAAGCGGAAGGACTTTCTACCAAGTGGGCGATCGAACTGGTCTTCTCGCCGATCCATGGCTTTGAGCAAGCCGGAGACCTTGCCGAACTGTTCGCCCGGCCGCTGCGGCGACGCGACGTGTTGAGGGTCTAG